A stretch of Zootoca vivipara chromosome 13, rZooViv1.1, whole genome shotgun sequence DNA encodes these proteins:
- the LOC118078471 gene encoding olfactory receptor 14A16-like, whose translation MLNQSRVNGFLLLGFSEIQELQIFHIIFFVTMYLVALIENLLIITVIIYSHQLHTPMYFFLANLSLQDFGSISVTVPKSIANSLMKTQAISYSGCVCQVFFLVFFLISHYLLLGVMAYDRYVAICNPLHYETVMNKKACIQMATSVWIGGLFYSAMHTGTTFTVEFCSNVINQFFCEIPQLLKISCFDSYINEVRVLILGSCFGFVYFFLIVFSYVQIFRTVLRIPSSQGKQKVFSTCLPHFFVISLFMVSGMFVYLKPTSGSPSAFDLLVSMFYCMVPPVMNPVIYSIRNRELKMAFWKLLVNISPQFLGKIHSSF comes from the coding sequence ATGTTGAACCAGTCAAGAGTGAATGGATTCCTTCTGCTCGGATTCTCTGAAATTCAGGAGCTGCAGATATTCCACATTATTTTTTTTGTCACAATGTATTTGGTGGCCTTGATAGAAAACCTTCTCATCATCACAGTCATCATCTATAGCCACCAGCTTCATACacccatgtacttctttctggCCAACCTGTCATTGCAAGATTTTGGTTCCATATCGGTTACAGTTCCCAAGTCCATTGCAAATTCCTTGATGAAGACCCAAGCTATCTCTTACTCTGGATGTGTCTGTCAAGTTTTCTTCCTAGTTTTCTTCCTGATCTCCCACTACCTCCTCCTTGGTGTTATGGCATATGATCGCTATGTTGCCATCTGCAATCCACTGCATTATGAGACTGTCATGAACAAGAAAGCCTGCATTCAGATGGCAACCAGTGTCTGGATCGGTGGACTTTTCTATTCAGCAATGCACACTGGAACTACATTCACTGTGGAGTTCTGTTCTAATGTCATCAATCAATTCTTCTGTGAAATCCCACAACTACTAAAGATTTCTTGCTTTGACTCATATATCAACGAAGTCCGGGTTCTGATTCTGGGGTCTTGTTTTGGCTTTGTTTACTTTTTTCTAATTGTTTTTTCTTATGTTCAGATCTTTAGAACTGTTCTGAGAATCCCATCCAGTCAAGGGAAGCAAAAAGTCTTTTCAACTTGCTTGCCTCATTTTTTTGTTATCTCCCTGTTTATGGTAAGTGGCATGTTTGTCTACCTAAAACCAACATCTGGATCCCCATCAGCATTTGACCTCTTGGTTTCTATGTTCTACTGCATGGTGCCACCAGTAATGAACCCGGTCATCTATAGTATAAGAAACAGGGAGCTCAAAATGGC